The Bacteroidota bacterium genome has a window encoding:
- a CDS encoding DUF1302 family protein — MKLRVFIIVTTLFIASFAKAQKLDVSGFARTYEGVTYKNGEFAIIQQTLNLNFEKRGEKVSFKANPMSYLYNADSLSMNIREVYLDMYFKNFDLRVGKQQIVWGKADGVFITDIVSPLNLSEFLLPDFNEVRTGVISAKLDYYIGNTTIEAIWIPQFTPTVRPDANSIWYFQPEFPAPTIFDWSKSTIKPSLKNSELFLKWSAMTSKFDFELMGGYTWDDNPTMHVQKQFGMDSTTTPPSPILKGLIITPEHHRLTVAGGSFSTEINGVIFRGEGAYYNGKCFQTTDPLAEDALIQKDYLNYVAGIDFNIGSVKLSTQFIQKYILDYNDMMSEREFKNTATFMLRYDMMRETLHLELFSYIGLSDEDALIRPKITYDFDDSFSILLGGNIFVGDSDGQFGQYQDNSMIYTKIKYNF; from the coding sequence ATGAAATTAAGAGTATTTATTATTGTTACAACACTTTTTATAGCTTCGTTTGCAAAAGCTCAAAAGCTTGATGTTTCTGGTTTTGCAAGAACTTATGAAGGAGTAACATACAAAAATGGAGAGTTTGCTATTATTCAGCAAACTCTAAATCTCAATTTTGAAAAACGAGGTGAAAAAGTTTCTTTTAAAGCAAATCCTATGTCTTATCTTTATAATGCCGACAGTCTTAGTATGAATATTAGAGAGGTATATCTGGATATGTATTTCAAAAATTTTGATTTGCGAGTGGGTAAGCAACAAATTGTTTGGGGAAAAGCTGATGGCGTTTTTATTACAGATATTGTATCGCCACTTAATCTGTCAGAGTTTTTATTGCCTGATTTTAATGAAGTACGAACAGGTGTTATTTCTGCAAAACTTGATTATTATATCGGGAACACTACAATCGAAGCAATTTGGATACCTCAGTTTACACCAACAGTTCGTCCCGATGCTAATTCCATTTGGTATTTTCAACCTGAATTTCCTGCACCAACTATATTTGATTGGAGCAAAAGCACTATCAAGCCTTCATTAAAGAATAGCGAGTTGTTTTTAAAATGGTCTGCAATGACATCAAAATTTGATTTTGAACTGATGGGTGGATATACATGGGATGATAATCCTACAATGCATGTCCAAAAACAATTTGGAATGGATAGCACAACAACGCCACCAAGTCCAATTTTAAAAGGCTTAATAATCACTCCCGAACATCATAGGTTGACTGTTGCAGGAGGTTCATTTAGCACGGAAATTAATGGTGTAATATTTAGAGGTGAAGGAGCATACTATAATGGAAAATGTTTTCAAACAACCGATCCCTTAGCTGAGGATGCTTTAATTCAGAAAGATTATTTAAACTATGTTGCAGGGATAGATTTTAACATTGGAAGTGTGAAATTAAGTACTCAATTTATTCAAAAGTATATTTTAGATTATAACGATATGATGTCAGAAAGAGAGTTTAAAAATACTGCAACTTTTATGCTTCGTTATGATATGATGAGGGAAACACTTCATTTAGAATTATTTTCATACATTGGTTTATCAGATGAAGATGCTTTGATAAGACCAAAAATAACTTATGACTTTGACGATAGTTTTTCAATACTTTTGGGAGGAAATATTTTTGTTGGAGATAGTGATGGACAATTTGGTCAATACCAAGATAACTCAATGATTTATACCAAAATTAAATATAATTTTTAA